One region of Oxalobacteraceae bacterium OTU3CAMAD1 genomic DNA includes:
- a CDS encoding GMC family oxidoreductase N-terminal domain-containing protein produces MNQQAVQTFDAIVVGSGPGGASVARELARRKLRVLILEQGSAAPLQGTLSQMAGIAAVPGKGAFIHRDASLLVSGIAAGGTTTINFATAAPPPLPMFAAHGIDLAPALESLRAELPMAPLPDELIGPMAKRIQQGALARKLGWRKLDKLIRPQSCRTGCWRCVYGCPFGAKWTARDFVDEAVQLGAVLIDQAKVEQVIVENGRATGVRYRRDGEMLQVFGANVVLAGGGIGSPRLLHRSGLHAESSAFFSDPVIAVMGVVDDIDGGAEVPMAAGMYLHEEGIALADMTLPKPMYQAFAAQVGRLDRLMSHARTLTLMVKIRDDIGGDVGPRWVDKTLTARDRAKLATGVGMAREILRAAGAKKIFKSWHFAAHPGGSLRIGDVVDGNLQTTTRNLFVCDASVIPAPWGLPPTLTLLCLGKRLGVGLGGN; encoded by the coding sequence ATGAACCAGCAAGCCGTCCAAACGTTTGATGCGATCGTTGTCGGCAGTGGACCTGGCGGCGCCAGTGTCGCGCGAGAACTGGCGCGCCGGAAACTCCGCGTATTGATACTGGAACAGGGAAGCGCGGCGCCACTGCAAGGGACGCTCTCGCAAATGGCTGGCATCGCCGCCGTTCCCGGAAAGGGCGCGTTCATCCATCGCGACGCTTCACTATTGGTCAGCGGTATCGCCGCAGGCGGCACCACCACCATCAACTTCGCCACCGCCGCCCCGCCGCCATTGCCCATGTTCGCCGCCCACGGCATCGACCTGGCGCCGGCGTTGGAATCGCTGCGCGCCGAGTTGCCGATGGCGCCGCTGCCGGACGAGTTGATCGGCCCGATGGCGAAGCGCATCCAGCAAGGCGCCCTGGCGCGCAAGCTGGGGTGGCGCAAGCTCGATAAGCTGATTCGTCCGCAATCTTGCCGCACCGGTTGTTGGCGGTGCGTCTATGGTTGCCCGTTCGGCGCCAAGTGGACCGCCCGGGATTTCGTCGATGAAGCTGTTCAGCTTGGCGCGGTCCTCATCGACCAGGCCAAGGTGGAGCAAGTGATTGTGGAGAACGGCCGTGCCACCGGCGTGCGCTATCGACGGGATGGTGAAATGCTCCAAGTGTTCGGCGCGAACGTGGTGTTGGCGGGAGGCGGCATCGGCAGTCCGCGACTGCTGCATCGCTCTGGTCTGCATGCGGAAAGCAGCGCTTTCTTCAGCGATCCGGTGATCGCGGTCATGGGTGTGGTGGACGATATCGACGGCGGCGCCGAGGTGCCGATGGCTGCCGGGATGTATTTGCATGAGGAAGGTATCGCGCTGGCGGATATGACGTTGCCGAAGCCGATGTATCAGGCCTTCGCGGCGCAGGTCGGGCGACTTGACCGGCTGATGTCGCATGCGCGGACGCTGACTTTGATGGTGAAGATACGCGACGATATCGGTGGAGACGTCGGCCCGCGATGGGTGGATAAGACGTTGACCGCCCGGGATAGGGCGAAGTTGGCGACCGGGGTTGGCATGGCGCGCGAGATTCTTCGGGCGGCCGGAGCGAAGAAGATTTTCAAGAGCTGGCATTTCGCCGCGCATCCTGGAGGGAGTTTGCGCATAGGCGATGTGGTGGACGGTAATTTGCAGACGACTACGCGGAACTTGTTTGTTTGCGATGCTTCGGTGATTCCGGCGCCGTGGGGACTGCCGCCGACGTTGACGTTGCTTTGTCTTGGGAAGCGGTTGGGGGTGGGTTTGGGTGGCAATTAA
- a CDS encoding DUF4080 domain-containing protein, whose amino-acid sequence MSILLTTLNARYTHASLGLRYLLANMGELQEQTRLQEFVIGAKTTEVVERILAHAPKIVGFGIYIWNVEESTKVIAMLKRVAPHVMVVLGGPEVSYESNEQEIVKLADYLITGWGDVTFPKLCGEILNGPKPLMKVHAGVQPPMAEIKLPYSLYSDDDIKNRTIYVEASRGCPFKCEFCLSALDKTAWPFALESFLAEMESLHARGARLFKFVDRTFNLNIKTSLKIMQFFLDKLEANPDDPVYAHFELVPDHLPDALKEGISKFPPGALQFEIGIQSFNPAVQTLVSRKQDNQKAADNIRWLTDHSNAHMHVDLIAGLPGETVESFAEGFNKLWALDPHEIQFGILKRLRGTPIIRHTQEFGLVFEPYAPYTILANRDIDFPTMQRLVRFARYWDLVANSGRFGNTLPVLLGDSAFEHFMAFSDWLYANTDATHRIALERLVAMVSRYLQERGMDKSDADALLASDYAGSKPKPAETPAPKRQARRLAA is encoded by the coding sequence ATGTCCATCCTGCTCACCACCCTCAACGCCCGCTACACCCACGCCTCGCTGGGATTGCGCTATCTATTAGCAAATATGGGAGAGCTGCAGGAACAGACGCGCTTGCAGGAATTCGTCATCGGTGCCAAGACCACCGAGGTCGTCGAGCGCATCCTGGCGCACGCGCCGAAGATCGTCGGTTTCGGTATCTATATATGGAACGTCGAGGAATCGACCAAAGTCATCGCCATGCTCAAGCGCGTGGCGCCGCATGTGATGGTGGTGCTGGGCGGGCCGGAAGTGTCGTACGAGTCGAACGAGCAGGAAATCGTCAAACTGGCGGACTACCTGATCACCGGCTGGGGCGATGTCACCTTCCCCAAGCTGTGCGGCGAAATCCTCAACGGCCCGAAACCGCTGATGAAGGTGCACGCCGGCGTGCAGCCGCCGATGGCCGAGATCAAGCTGCCCTACTCCTTATATAGCGACGACGACATCAAAAACCGCACGATCTACGTGGAAGCCTCGCGCGGTTGCCCGTTCAAGTGCGAATTCTGCCTGTCTGCCCTGGACAAGACGGCGTGGCCGTTCGCGCTGGAGAGCTTCCTGGCGGAGATGGAATCGCTGCACGCGCGCGGCGCGCGGCTGTTCAAGTTCGTCGACCGCACCTTCAACCTGAATATCAAGACCAGTTTGAAGATCATGCAGTTCTTTCTCGATAAGCTGGAGGCCAACCCGGACGATCCGGTCTACGCCCACTTCGAGCTGGTGCCGGACCACCTGCCGGACGCCCTGAAAGAGGGCATCAGCAAGTTCCCGCCCGGCGCGCTGCAGTTCGAGATCGGCATCCAGAGCTTCAATCCGGCGGTGCAGACCTTGGTCAGCCGTAAGCAGGACAACCAGAAGGCCGCCGACAACATCCGCTGGCTGACCGACCACTCCAACGCCCACATGCATGTGGACCTAATCGCCGGCCTGCCCGGGGAGACGGTGGAGAGCTTCGCCGAAGGCTTCAACAAACTGTGGGCGCTCGATCCGCACGAGATCCAGTTCGGCATCCTCAAACGCCTGCGCGGCACGCCGATCATCCGCCACACGCAGGAATTCGGGCTGGTGTTCGAGCCGTACGCGCCCTATACCATCCTGGCCAACCGCGATATCGACTTCCCCACCATGCAGCGGCTGGTGCGTTTCGCCCGCTACTGGGACCTGGTGGCCAACTCGGGCCGCTTTGGCAATACGCTGCCGGTGCTGCTGGGGGATTCTGCGTTCGAACACTTCATGGCCTTCTCGGACTGGCTGTACGCGAACACCGACGCCACCCACCGCATCGCGCTCGAGCGGCTGGTTGCTATGGTGTCGCGGTATTTGCAGGAACGCGGCATGGACAAGTCGGACGCCGACGCGCTGCTGGCCAGCGATTACGCCGGGTCCAAGCCCAAACCGGCCGAGACGCCGGCGCCCAAGCGGCAGGCCCGGAGGCTGGCTGCCTGA